Proteins encoded within one genomic window of Chlorobaculum sp. MV4-Y:
- a CDS encoding ribose-phosphate pyrophosphokinase: METPIKIVAGRSNPELAEKIADYLGMPLCDAKAENFSDGEISVNYFESIRGSDMFIIQSTNPPADNLMELLIMIDAAKRSSAYRITAVLPYYGYARQDRKDKPRVAITAKLVANLLTQAGADRILTMDLHAPQIQGFFDIPFDHLYSSVVLIDHVKNMDIADNLVVASPDVGGVKLARKFASELGTELVIVDKRRPKANVAEVMNIIGDVKGKNVLLVDDMIDTAGTIVNAAKAIKEAGGLKIYAAATHPILSGPAIERINNSVFEKVIVTDSLVSEHDYCPKIETVTISNLFGEAIKRIYDGESVSYLFDSKNISQKITNHH; this comes from the coding sequence ATGGAAACACCAATCAAAATAGTCGCGGGACGCAGCAATCCGGAACTTGCGGAAAAAATTGCCGATTATCTCGGCATGCCGCTGTGCGATGCTAAGGCGGAAAACTTCTCGGACGGCGAAATTTCGGTCAACTACTTCGAGTCGATCAGAGGCTCGGATATGTTCATCATTCAGTCCACCAATCCCCCGGCTGACAATCTGATGGAACTGCTCATCATGATCGACGCCGCCAAGCGCTCTTCAGCATACAGAATCACGGCCGTCCTGCCCTATTACGGTTATGCCCGTCAAGACAGAAAGGACAAGCCGCGCGTGGCCATCACCGCCAAGCTCGTGGCGAACCTGCTCACGCAGGCGGGCGCCGACAGGATCCTGACCATGGACCTGCACGCTCCGCAGATTCAGGGCTTTTTCGATATTCCGTTCGACCACCTCTATTCGAGCGTGGTGCTGATCGACCATGTCAAGAACATGGATATTGCCGACAACCTCGTCGTGGCTTCGCCGGACGTAGGCGGCGTCAAGCTTGCCCGCAAGTTCGCCTCTGAACTCGGCACCGAGCTGGTCATCGTTGACAAACGCCGACCGAAAGCGAACGTGGCTGAAGTGATGAATATCATTGGTGATGTGAAAGGCAAGAACGTGCTGCTCGTCGATGACATGATCGACACGGCAGGCACCATCGTCAACGCCGCCAAGGCGATCAAGGAGGCGGGCGGTCTGAAAATCTACGCCGCGGCCACTCACCCGATTCTCTCCGGACCGGCTATTGAGCGCATCAACAACTCGGTGTTCGAAAAGGTGATCGTCACCGACTCGCTGGTCAGCGAGCATGACTACTGCCCAAAAATCGAAACCGTCACCATCAGCAACCTGTTCGGCGAGGCTATCAAGAGAATCTATGACGGAGAGTCGGTCAGCTATCTGTTCGACAGCAAGAACATCTCGCAAAAAATTACCAATCACCATTAA
- a CDS encoding 50S ribosomal protein L25/general stress protein Ctc produces METRALSVNLREVKKNEAAKLRRQGQVPAVVYHKGEATVAISVEEISLNKLVHSSESHMIDLQYPDGKSVRSFIKDVQFDPVTDRVIHADFQLFSADEVVEMEVPIHLEGECPGVKIGGGKLQINVHTLPLKGKPEAMPEHFTIDVSVLELGQTLHIRDLQAIAPEGIQILGDADASVVSVVAPRKEAEAAAEGATAEA; encoded by the coding sequence ATGGAAACAAGAGCACTGTCTGTCAACCTTCGCGAAGTGAAGAAAAACGAGGCTGCAAAGCTGCGCCGTCAGGGCCAGGTGCCAGCCGTTGTTTACCATAAAGGAGAAGCCACCGTTGCCATCAGCGTCGAGGAAATCAGCCTCAACAAGCTTGTTCACTCGTCTGAGTCGCACATGATCGACCTTCAGTACCCTGATGGAAAGTCTGTCCGCTCGTTCATCAAGGACGTGCAGTTCGACCCGGTGACCGATCGCGTCATTCACGCCGACTTCCAGCTCTTCTCGGCTGATGAAGTAGTCGAAATGGAGGTGCCAATCCACCTCGAAGGCGAGTGCCCTGGCGTGAAGATCGGTGGCGGCAAGCTCCAGATCAACGTACACACCCTGCCCCTGAAGGGCAAACCTGAAGCTATGCCGGAGCACTTCACCATCGATGTCTCCGTTCTCGAACTGGGCCAGACCCTGCATATTCGCGATCTTCAGGCAATCGCACCGGAAGGCATCCAGATTCTCGGTGATGCCGACGCATCAGTGGTATCAGTTGTAGCTCCGAGGAAAGAGGCTGAAGCCGCTGCTGAAGGAGCCACCGCTGAGGCCTGA
- a CDS encoding ComEC/Rec2 family competence protein: MRYFLSAYPAVRLLACAVAGIMAAIFLPVAPIAWFAVAIASCIMTALLLFVSRKRHPVGTVSLFSAACYLMAVFSVFAFHASASYRLTSSPSLLSWVGRDVILSGIVDGRPVDRNDLVTMRLRVSEVFDDGRTTTVSDRAKVVVRMPGDEEMRFQEGDFVRAKGRLALIPVAANRGEYDPRFQNRLKGIHVQIFCAGPWQVLREPPKPGFSVVQSIVNPVRNYLNSAIDRNFPEGGARYFIKGMVLGERELMPEELYEAFRRTGTAHVLAVSGLHVALLAYAVNLCLQRLKVTEAGRWLSLFIIVAVIGLYSFVTGNAPSIKRASVMTAVIIAGGTIGRKSYPVNSLAVADLLILLFDPFDLLTPGFLMTNGAVLGILTIYPRLSGIVPDGKGVLQRFGHWLWSAFSVSLSAMIGVSPVIAWYFGTFSPSGIAANLPVVLFSTLAMYASFPMFLFHGFASGIASLFGAASWFFARLALSCAELFSRLPLASVEVRPGVLDVAVFYLTFAFAFYALVKRTWGRLAVFVLVGMNVLLWNQVLRPVQTPPQVVTVNVGREVAVLFSAGGQTCLVDAGRREGSWERIRQQASVWNLATPVSVASLFSPGSVIQSLPVSPFPTASGAAPHRSFVIRMLDAKVLRIDSKTHSLLLVSGLKRLEKQRADGADVVFWVYRFTGKEWHRLDAWIAETRPRRMLLVPGPFMTAAQRELLNRYAASRQQVEVRSRSRQTVWY; encoded by the coding sequence ATGCGGTATTTCCTTTCGGCCTATCCCGCAGTGCGACTGCTTGCCTGTGCTGTTGCGGGGATCATGGCCGCCATTTTTTTGCCTGTTGCCCCCATTGCCTGGTTTGCCGTCGCGATTGCGTCGTGTATCATGACGGCGTTGCTGCTTTTCGTCAGTCGCAAACGGCATCCAGTGGGTACGGTTTCCCTGTTTTCAGCGGCATGTTATCTGATGGCGGTGTTCAGCGTGTTCGCGTTTCATGCCTCAGCATCATACCGGCTCACGTCGTCACCGTCGCTGCTTTCATGGGTTGGGCGGGATGTGATTCTTTCCGGGATCGTCGATGGCCGCCCGGTTGACAGAAATGACCTTGTCACCATGCGGTTGCGGGTGAGCGAGGTGTTTGACGATGGCCGGACGACAACCGTTTCTGACAGGGCGAAGGTTGTCGTCCGGATGCCTGGAGACGAGGAGATGCGGTTTCAGGAGGGCGATTTTGTCAGGGCGAAGGGGCGGCTCGCTCTGATTCCTGTGGCGGCGAACAGGGGAGAGTATGACCCGCGTTTTCAGAATCGGCTGAAGGGAATTCATGTCCAGATTTTCTGTGCAGGGCCGTGGCAGGTGCTCCGGGAACCCCCGAAGCCGGGCTTTTCAGTGGTGCAAAGCATCGTCAATCCCGTTCGCAACTATCTCAATTCGGCAATTGACCGCAACTTTCCCGAGGGTGGCGCGCGGTACTTCATCAAGGGCATGGTGCTTGGCGAGCGCGAGCTGATGCCGGAAGAGCTGTACGAAGCATTCCGGCGAACCGGTACGGCGCACGTGCTGGCCGTTTCGGGTTTGCACGTGGCGCTTTTGGCCTATGCGGTGAATCTTTGCCTGCAACGCCTGAAGGTCACGGAGGCCGGACGCTGGCTATCGCTCTTTATCATTGTCGCGGTGATCGGCCTCTACAGCTTCGTGACCGGCAACGCCCCCTCGATCAAACGCGCCTCCGTCATGACGGCTGTGATCATTGCTGGCGGCACGATCGGACGCAAAAGTTATCCGGTGAACTCTCTGGCTGTCGCCGACCTGCTTATCCTTCTGTTCGACCCTTTTGACCTCTTGACGCCCGGATTTCTGATGACAAACGGCGCTGTGCTCGGTATTCTGACCATCTATCCGCGCTTGTCAGGCATCGTGCCGGATGGCAAAGGGGTGCTGCAGCGTTTCGGGCATTGGCTGTGGAGCGCCTTTAGTGTTAGCCTTTCGGCCATGATCGGTGTCAGCCCAGTGATCGCATGGTATTTCGGCACCTTTTCCCCGTCGGGCATTGCGGCCAACCTGCCGGTGGTGCTCTTTTCGACGCTCGCCATGTACGCCTCGTTTCCGATGTTCCTGTTTCACGGTTTCGCCAGCGGGATCGCTTCGCTTTTCGGCGCGGCATCATGGTTTTTCGCGCGTCTTGCCCTGTCATGCGCGGAGCTTTTCAGCCGTCTGCCGCTGGCCAGCGTGGAGGTGCGGCCTGGGGTGCTTGATGTGGCGGTGTTTTATCTCACCTTCGCGTTCGCTTTTTATGCGCTCGTCAAGAGGACGTGGGGACGACTCGCGGTTTTCGTTCTTGTCGGGATGAATGTTCTGCTCTGGAATCAAGTGCTCAGGCCGGTGCAGACGCCACCGCAGGTGGTGACAGTCAATGTTGGCCGGGAGGTCGCGGTGCTTTTTTCTGCGGGCGGCCAAACCTGCCTGGTCGATGCCGGACGGCGCGAGGGGAGCTGGGAGAGAATCCGTCAGCAGGCGAGTGTCTGGAATCTGGCAACACCGGTTTCGGTGGCAAGCCTCTTTTCTCCGGGCTCAGTGATACAATCCCTGCCGGTTTCGCCATTTCCGACTGCCTCAGGTGCCGCTCCTCACCGGAGTTTCGTTATCAGAATGCTGGATGCCAAGGTACTCAGAATCGACAGCAAGACGCACTCGTTGCTGCTTGTTTCGGGGCTGAAACGGCTCGAAAAGCAACGGGCGGATGGTGCCGATGTGGTGTTCTGGGTCTATCGTTTCACTGGAAAGGAGTGGCATCGGCTTGATGCGTGGATAGCAGAAACCAGACCACGCAGGATGCTACTCGTGCCGGGGCCATTCATGACCGCCGCGCAACGCGAATTGCTGAATCGCTATGCCGCCTCAAGGCAACAGGTCGAGGTGCGTTCAAGGAGCAGGCAGACGGTGTGGTATTAA
- the metF gene encoding methylenetetrahydrofolate reductase [NAD(P)H]: MLVKEILDARTEPVFSLEFFPPKKQEDWDKLFETISNFSPLDPSYVSVTYGAGGSTRERTHNLVTRIQQETGLTVVSHLTCIGAEKSEIESVLQNYREHGIKNVLALRGDKPADIPTLEEAIKDFPHAIDLVRFIKVNFPEMGIGVAGFPEGHPETPNRMKELEFLKEKVDAGADYIVTQLFFDNRDYFDYVERCELAGITVPVIPGLMPIMTKKGMIRMGELALGSRIPSKLLRKVLEAADDKEVAEIGIEWATNQVQELLDHKVKGIHFYTLNLSEATLKIFRNLKRG; encoded by the coding sequence ATGCTTGTCAAAGAGATTCTCGACGCACGAACCGAACCGGTATTCAGCCTGGAATTTTTCCCTCCGAAAAAACAGGAAGACTGGGACAAACTCTTTGAAACCATCTCGAACTTCTCCCCTCTCGATCCCTCGTACGTCAGTGTTACCTACGGCGCAGGCGGTTCAACGCGAGAACGCACGCACAATCTCGTCACCCGCATCCAGCAGGAGACCGGCCTGACAGTCGTTTCGCACCTGACCTGCATCGGCGCGGAGAAGAGCGAAATCGAAAGCGTCCTGCAAAACTACAGGGAGCACGGCATCAAGAACGTGCTGGCCTTGCGCGGCGACAAACCAGCCGACATTCCCACGCTTGAAGAGGCAATCAAGGATTTCCCGCACGCCATCGACCTGGTGCGATTCATCAAGGTGAACTTCCCCGAAATGGGCATCGGTGTGGCAGGCTTCCCCGAAGGCCACCCAGAGACGCCGAACCGCATGAAGGAGCTTGAATTCCTCAAGGAGAAGGTTGACGCGGGAGCGGACTACATCGTCACGCAGCTCTTCTTCGACAACCGCGACTACTTCGACTACGTCGAGCGCTGCGAGCTGGCGGGCATCACCGTGCCGGTCATCCCCGGCCTCATGCCGATCATGACAAAGAAAGGCATGATCCGCATGGGCGAACTCGCCCTTGGCTCAAGAATCCCGTCAAAGCTGCTCCGCAAAGTGCTCGAAGCTGCCGATGACAAAGAGGTTGCTGAAATCGGCATCGAATGGGCCACCAACCAGGTGCAGGAACTGCTGGATCACAAAGTCAAAGGCATCCACTTCTACACCCTCAACCTCTCCGAAGCAACACTGAAGATTTTCAGGAATCTGAAGCGGGGATAA
- a CDS encoding glycoside hydrolase family 15 protein — MAIENWRKPDDGIWKARNGSYHFVYSKVMCWVALDRGIAIARKFRLDAPIERWARECEEIKNEVLRRGFSQQLNAFVQHFDTEIPDASLLIMPLVDFLPVTDPRIQGTIEACRTHLMDNGFVKRYRADDGLEGDEGRFLLCNFWIIECLALSGKIAEGEKLLGITMAAANDLGLFSEEYDPYSKEMLGNSPQAFSHIGYINATATLIDSKLPHPRIRKAETGRHPQLNCPLNFETDLVRKSSYR, encoded by the coding sequence ATGGCCATCGAAAACTGGCGCAAGCCGGATGACGGCATCTGGAAGGCGCGCAACGGCTCGTACCATTTCGTCTATTCGAAAGTGATGTGCTGGGTGGCGCTCGACCGCGGCATCGCCATCGCCCGCAAGTTCAGACTCGATGCACCGATCGAACGCTGGGCTCGTGAGTGCGAAGAGATCAAAAACGAAGTGCTCAGGCGCGGATTCAGCCAGCAGCTGAACGCCTTCGTCCAGCATTTCGACACGGAGATTCCCGACGCCAGCCTCTTGATCATGCCGCTCGTCGACTTTCTGCCTGTAACCGACCCCCGCATCCAGGGCACAATCGAAGCCTGCCGAACACATCTCATGGACAATGGATTCGTCAAACGCTACCGTGCTGATGACGGACTCGAAGGAGATGAGGGCCGATTCCTGCTCTGCAATTTCTGGATAATCGAGTGCCTCGCCTTGTCAGGGAAGATCGCTGAAGGCGAAAAGCTGCTCGGCATAACGATGGCCGCTGCCAACGATCTCGGACTGTTTTCAGAAGAGTATGACCCATACAGCAAGGAAATGCTGGGCAACTCCCCGCAGGCGTTCAGCCACATCGGCTACATCAACGCCACAGCAACCCTGATCGACAGTAAACTGCCCCACCCGCGAATCCGTAAGGCGGAAACTGGCCGACATCCACAGCTCAATTGTCCCCTGAATTTTGAAACTGATCTCGTCAGGAAAAGTTCGTATCGATGA
- a CDS encoding glycoside hydrolase family 15 protein, which produces MVAAATTSLPESIGGELNWDYRFNWLRDASFTLKAFFALGHTSEADTFIRWLHDTYRKNGRRDLMTMYSIHGEEPLQETHLNHLDGYRHSRPVRTGNAARSQQQ; this is translated from the coding sequence ATCGTTGCCGCCGCCACGACATCGCTGCCGGAAAGCATCGGCGGAGAGCTCAACTGGGACTACCGCTTCAACTGGCTCAGGGACGCCTCGTTCACCCTCAAGGCATTTTTCGCGCTCGGCCACACGAGCGAAGCGGACACGTTCATCCGCTGGCTGCACGACACCTACCGGAAAAACGGCAGGCGCGATTTGATGACTATGTATTCGATCCACGGAGAAGAGCCGCTGCAGGAAACGCATCTGAATCATCTTGACGGATACCGGCACTCCAGACCGGTCCGAACCGGCAACGCCGCGCGCAGCCAGCAGCAGTGA
- a CDS encoding ABC transporter permease gives MPILYRIVPGLGLLGAGKRSLGLFYLLATLAFFALLAARLDLVIISFRSLAAGVTLLVLSPTNFSQIFTIETLEFWIAALYLIIVPFLLLRFSVRSYRKGLREKDESQSGEASLWQLGMISFKRNGISVAASMVIFVLYSVAFLAPLLSPFSPYDQQDFLVTAYQPPLTRLDALVLRQHRTMVIPLRTGSDMASNAANILILDSQKLRSRNEEHNLKFVNSYRIEGNEVLYRQGMREKSLPLDQLVNVSGNSEKPVYAVTKTFLLGTDQYGRDIFSRVIYGSRISLSIGFLVVLISVSLGTVIGISSGYFGGWVDNTLMRIVDVLIAFPALFLILIIIATFGNSIYLIVITLSFTGWMGVARIVRGQVLSLKEQEFILAAKSLGLSNLRIIFRHLLPNTLTPVIVAATLRIGSIILTEAGLSFLGLGVQPPTPSWGNIINEGRDSLLNHWWISTFPGVAILSTVVCFNLIGDGIRDALDPRMRG, from the coding sequence ATGCCGATACTCTACCGAATCGTGCCGGGACTCGGCCTTCTGGGCGCAGGCAAACGCTCTTTGGGCCTCTTTTACCTGCTGGCGACGCTGGCGTTTTTCGCCCTTCTCGCGGCGAGACTTGACCTCGTCATCATCAGCTTTCGCTCGCTGGCCGCAGGCGTGACGCTTCTTGTTTTGTCGCCAACCAACTTCAGCCAGATATTCACAATTGAAACCCTCGAATTCTGGATCGCTGCACTCTACCTCATCATTGTTCCCTTCCTGCTCCTGCGCTTTTCCGTGCGTTCGTACCGCAAGGGGCTCAGAGAGAAAGATGAATCTCAATCCGGTGAAGCGAGCCTCTGGCAGCTCGGCATGATCTCCTTCAAGCGCAATGGCATTTCGGTGGCGGCATCGATGGTGATCTTCGTGCTCTACTCGGTCGCCTTCCTCGCGCCGCTGCTTTCGCCTTTCAGCCCCTACGACCAGCAGGACTTCCTGGTCACCGCCTATCAGCCACCACTGACGCGCCTTGACGCCTTGGTGCTTCGCCAGCACCGGACGATGGTCATTCCGCTTCGCACCGGCAGCGACATGGCATCCAATGCAGCAAACATCCTGATTCTCGACAGCCAGAAGCTCCGGTCGCGTAACGAGGAGCATAACCTGAAGTTCGTGAACAGCTACCGCATCGAAGGCAACGAGGTGCTCTACCGGCAAGGAATGCGGGAAAAAAGCCTGCCGCTCGATCAGCTCGTCAACGTTTCCGGAAACAGCGAAAAACCGGTTTACGCCGTCACGAAAACTTTTCTGCTCGGCACCGACCAGTATGGACGCGACATCTTCAGCCGCGTGATCTACGGCTCGCGAATCTCGCTCTCCATCGGCTTTCTCGTCGTCCTCATCTCGGTCTCGCTCGGCACGGTCATCGGCATCTCGTCGGGCTATTTCGGCGGCTGGGTGGACAACACGCTCATGCGCATCGTCGATGTGCTCATCGCCTTCCCGGCGCTCTTCCTCATCCTCATCATCATCGCCACTTTCGGCAACTCGATCTACCTGATCGTCATCACGCTCTCGTTCACCGGCTGGATGGGTGTGGCTCGTATCGTTCGCGGGCAGGTGCTCTCGCTCAAGGAGCAGGAGTTCATTCTGGCGGCCAAATCGCTCGGACTTTCCAACCTGCGCATCATCTTCCGCCACCTGTTGCCCAACACGCTGACGCCGGTCATCGTGGCCGCCACGCTGCGCATCGGCAGCATTATTCTGACTGAAGCGGGCCTCTCCTTCCTTGGCCTCGGCGTGCAACCGCCAACGCCAAGCTGGGGCAACATCATCAACGAGGGGCGCGACAGCCTGCTGAACCACTGGTGGATTTCAACCTTCCCCGGCGTGGCGATCCTCTCGACCGTGGTCTGCTTCAACCTCATCGGCGACGGCATCCGCGACGCCCTCGACCCGAGAATGCGCGGATGA
- a CDS encoding NUDIX hydrolase encodes MSQRFDNDPEHWEVLESTYLHRRPWLTVRQDRVRLTSGRTIDDYYVQEFPHWVNVLAITEERHAVLIRQYRHGLGEVSWELPAGVLDEGESPLDGAKRELHEETGYSGGTWTPLMELSANPALQNNISYSFLAEGVSLSGMQHLDPTEEITVHLTPLDRLREIVFDGGMIQALHAAPVLKYFLQCD; translated from the coding sequence ATGAGCCAGCGTTTCGACAACGATCCTGAGCACTGGGAGGTACTCGAATCGACCTACCTGCACCGGAGACCGTGGCTCACCGTGCGGCAGGATCGCGTGCGGCTTACAAGCGGCAGAACAATCGACGACTATTACGTGCAAGAGTTCCCCCATTGGGTGAATGTGCTGGCGATCACCGAAGAGCGCCATGCAGTGCTCATCCGCCAGTACCGCCACGGCCTCGGCGAGGTGTCGTGGGAGCTGCCCGCCGGAGTGCTCGATGAGGGAGAATCGCCGCTCGACGGGGCAAAACGGGAGCTGCATGAAGAGACCGGCTACAGCGGCGGAACGTGGACGCCGTTGATGGAATTGAGTGCAAATCCTGCTCTTCAGAACAACATCTCCTACTCGTTCCTCGCTGAAGGCGTGAGCCTGTCCGGAATGCAGCACCTAGATCCGACCGAGGAGATTACGGTGCACCTGACGCCGCTCGACCGCCTGCGTGAGATCGTTTTCGACGGAGGGATGATCCAGGCACTGCACGCGGCCCCGGTGCTCAAATACTTTTTGCAATGCGACTGA
- a CDS encoding trehalase-like domain-containing protein, with protein MDRNISDYGVIGNMRTAALVSSNGSIDYCSPPYFDSPTVFAALLDERKGGYFSLKPAEAFSSKREYLSGTCILCTSFTTDNGKATLYDMTSCRLKKSSFTNAPRAFITAFASIKAK; from the coding sequence ATGGATCGCAATATTTCGGATTACGGCGTGATCGGCAACATGCGAACTGCCGCCTTGGTCAGCTCGAACGGCTCGATCGATTATTGCTCGCCACCCTATTTCGACTCACCAACCGTATTCGCGGCCCTGCTTGATGAACGAAAAGGTGGATATTTCAGCCTAAAACCCGCCGAAGCCTTTTCGTCCAAACGGGAGTACTTGTCCGGCACCTGTATTCTTTGCACCTCGTTCACAACCGATAACGGCAAAGCGACGCTCTATGACATGACTTCATGCCGCTTGAAGAAGAGCAGTTTCACGAACGCCCCCAGGGCATTCATCACTGCATTCGCGTCGATCAAGGCCAAATAG
- the lpxD gene encoding UDP-3-O-(3-hydroxymyristoyl)glucosamine N-acyltransferase → MKIADIKAFLGRYFDPVELVGAGDIEITGPAKIEEASAGQVSFVANEKYYRHIAQTGASLVIVDQKAPLDDAPAGVSFLKVPDPYTAFVFILQHFSGKRRIAALGVAASASIAPSARLGENVTVGEHAVIGEQCVIGSDTVIGPGTVLMDGVTVGSGCTIFPLVTIYDGTVIGDRVTIHSGTVIGADGFGFAPQKDGSYIKIPQMGTVEIGDDVEIGANTTIDRATMGTTVIEKGAKIDNLVQIAHNCRIGGDTVIASQAGISGSVKIGRQCLIGGQAGFAGHLELADRTSVAAKAGISKSFLEPGLAIRGVPAQPMRDQLRQEAQVRGLGEMKSKLEALEAKLQALQQKLGE, encoded by the coding sequence ATGAAGATTGCAGATATCAAAGCCTTTCTCGGGCGTTACTTCGATCCGGTCGAGCTGGTCGGCGCGGGTGACATCGAAATCACCGGGCCAGCCAAAATTGAAGAGGCCTCGGCGGGCCAGGTCAGTTTTGTGGCCAATGAGAAGTATTACCGTCACATCGCCCAGACCGGCGCTTCGCTCGTTATTGTTGACCAGAAGGCTCCTCTTGACGACGCACCGGCAGGCGTGAGCTTCCTGAAAGTGCCGGATCCCTACACTGCTTTCGTGTTTATTCTCCAGCACTTCTCCGGCAAGCGGCGCATCGCGGCTCTCGGTGTCGCCGCCTCGGCTTCGATTGCCCCGTCGGCCCGGCTCGGCGAAAATGTCACCGTTGGCGAGCACGCTGTTATCGGCGAGCAGTGCGTCATCGGCAGCGATACGGTGATCGGCCCCGGCACGGTGCTTATGGACGGTGTGACTGTCGGCTCCGGATGCACGATCTTTCCGCTGGTGACGATTTACGACGGTACCGTGATCGGTGACCGGGTGACGATTCACAGCGGTACGGTCATCGGGGCGGATGGTTTCGGCTTCGCCCCGCAGAAGGACGGCTCCTATATTAAAATACCGCAGATGGGCACGGTCGAGATTGGCGACGATGTCGAGATCGGTGCGAATACGACCATTGACCGTGCGACGATGGGCACGACGGTGATCGAAAAGGGGGCGAAGATCGACAATCTCGTGCAAATCGCCCATAACTGCCGGATCGGCGGCGACACAGTCATCGCCTCGCAGGCCGGTATTTCAGGCAGCGTCAAGATTGGGCGCCAGTGCCTCATCGGCGGGCAGGCCGGATTTGCGGGCCATCTCGAACTTGCCGATCGCACTTCGGTGGCAGCCAAGGCCGGGATTTCGAAATCATTCCTCGAACCGGGGTTGGCAATTCGAGGTGTGCCGGCACAGCCGATGCGCGATCAGCTCCGGCAGGAGGCGCAGGTGCGGGGGCTTGGCGAAATGAAGTCGAAGCTCGAAGCGCTTGAAGCGAAGTTGCAGGCGTTACAGCAAAAGCTTGGCGAGTGA